One genomic region from Lathamus discolor isolate bLatDis1 chromosome 21, bLatDis1.hap1, whole genome shotgun sequence encodes:
- the COMP gene encoding cartilage oligomeric matrix protein: protein MISALAFVFLLCISCPFSSCQQRRAGGEVGPEMLEEMRETNRVLMEVRDLLKQQIKEITFLKNTVMECDACGMHTEATGPVITVTQFNRCLPNSCFPGVACTETGTGFRCGPCPPGYSGNGTHCTDINECNANPCFPKVQCINTSPGFRCDPCPPGFTGQMVEGVGLAYARANKQVCTDINECETGAARNCVPNSICINTRGSYKCGACKPGFVGDQVSGCKSQSVRRCPNGEISPCHEKAECIVERDGSLSCACLVGWAGNGYVCGKDTDIDGVPDEKQRCSDKKCRKDNCMTVPNSGQEDADRDGIGDACDDDADGDGILNAEDNCVYTRNADQRNMDKDNFGDACDNCRQVKNNDQKDIDGDGKGDECDDDMDGDGIKNPMDNCKRVPNPDQKDADGDGVGDMCDSCPTVSNPDQKDTDHDLVGDVCDTNQDSDGDGHQDSRDNCPSVPNSSQVDTDNDGLGDECDDDDDDDGIPDEKPPGPDNCRLVPNPGQEDSDGDGVGNLCEDDFDRDMVIDRIDVCPENAEVTLTDFRAFQTVVLDPEGDAQIDPNWIVLNQGMEIVQTMNSDPGLAVGYTAFNGVDFEGTFHVNTATDDDYAGFIFGYQDSSSFYVVMWKQMEQTYWQANPFRAVAEPGIQLKAVKSKTGPGEYLRNSLWHTGDTTDQVKLLWKDPRNSGWKDKTSYRWFLQHRPQVGYIRARFYEGPEVVADTGVVLDTTMRGGRLGVFCFSQENIIWSNLRYRCNDTIPEDYETFRVQQD, encoded by the exons ATGATCTCAGCTCTAGCCTTCGTTTTCCTCCTATGCATCTCCTGCCCTTTTTCATCATGTCAGCAGCGAAGGGCTG GAGGTGAAGTTGGGCCAGAAATGCTGGAAGAGATGAGAGAAACTAACCGTGTGCTAATGGAAGTTCGAGACTTGCTGAAACAGCAG aTTAAGGAGATAACATTCCTGAAGAATACAGTCATGGAGTGTGATGCCTGTG GCATGCACACAGAGGCCACAGGCCCTGTCATCACCGTGACACAGTTTAACAGATGCCTTCCAAACTCCTGCTTCCCTGGCGTGGCCTGCACCGAGACCGGCACCGGCTTCCGCTGCGGACCCTGTCCCCCGGGTTATTCAGGCAATGGCACCCACTGCACAGACATCAATGAG TGCAATGCAAACCCCTGCTTCCCAAAGGTCCAGTGCATTAACACCAGCCCTGGCTTCCGCTGTGATCCCTGCCCTCCTGGCTTCACTGGGCAGATGGTTGAAGGGGTTGGACTGGCCTATGCGAGAGCCAACAAACAG GTTTGTACTGACATCAATGAATGTGAGACAGGCGCTGCCAGAAACTGTGTCCCCAACTCCATCTGCATCAACACACGG GGATCCTACAAGTGCGGGGCTTGTAAACCTGGCTTTGTTGGGGACCAAGTGAGTGGCTGCAAGAGCCAGTCAGTGAGACGCTGCCCTAATGGAGAGATCAGCCCGTGCCACGAGAAAGCAGAATGCATCGTGGAGCGCGACGGGTCCCTCTCCTGCGCG TGCCTCGTGGGGTGGGCAGGGAACGGCTACGTGTGCGGGAAGGACACAGACATTGATGGAGTCCCTGATGAGAAGCAACGCTGCTCAGACAAAAAGTGCCGCAAG GATAACTGCATGACTGTCCCCAACTCCGGCCAAGAGGATGCTGACAGGGATGGAATTGGAGATGCTTGTGATGATGATGCCGATGGAGATGGGATATTAAATGCTGAG GACAACTGCGTGTACACGCGCAACGCAGACCAGCGCAACATGGACAAGGACAACTTCGGTGACGCCTGTGACAACTGTCGCCAAGTGAAGAACAACGATCAGAAGGACATTGATGGTGATGGGAAGGGAGATGAGTGTGACGATGACATGGATGGAGATG GGATCAAGAACCCCATGGACAACTGTAAAAGAGTTCCTAACCCTGATCAGAAAGATGCCGATGGCGATGGAGTAGGAGACATGTGTGACAGCTGCCCCACAGTCAGTAACCCAGACCAG AAAGATACCGACCATGATCTGGTGGGAGATGTCTGCGACACCAACCAGGACAG CGATGGGGATGGCCACCAAGACTCCCGGGATAACTGCCCATCAGTGCCCAACAGCTCCCAGGTGGACACAGACAATGATGGGCTGGGAGATGAatgtgatgatgatgatgatgatgacgggattccagatgagaaacctcCAGGCCCTGACAACTGTCGGCTTGTCCCTAACCCTGGCCAAGAAGACTCGGATG GTGATGGTGTGGGAAACCTCTGTGAAGATGACTTTGACAGAGACATGGTGATTGACAGGATTGACGTGTGCCCAGAGAACGCAGAGGTGACCCTAACGGACTTCAGGGCTTTCCAGACAGTTGTGTTGGACCCTGAGGGCGATGCACAGATTGACCCCAACTGGATTGTCCTCAACCAG GGCATGGAAATTGTCCAGACCATGAACAGTGATCCCGGCCTGGCCGTAG GTTACACGGCGTTCAATGGAGTGGATTTTGAGGGCACATTCCATGTCAACACTGCCACAGATGACGATTATGCTGGTTTCATATTTGGCTACCAGGACAGTTCCAGCTTTTATGTGGTCATGTGGAAGCAGATGGAACAGACATACTGGCAGGCAAACCCCTTCCGCGCAGTAGCAGAACCTGGAATTCAACTGAAG GCAGTGAAGTCTAAAACAGGCCCAGGGGAGTACCTCCGCAATTCCCTGTGGCACACGGGAGACACCACAGACCAGGTCAAGCTGCTTTGGAAGGACCCTCGCAACTCCGGCTGGAAGGACAAGACCTCCTACCGCTGGTTCCTGCAGCACCGGCCCCAGGTCGGATACATCAG AGCTCGTTTCTATGAAGGACCTGAAGTAGTAGCAGACACTGGAGTTGTCCTTGACACAACCATGCGAGGAGGCCGCCTGGGAGTCTTCTGCTTCTCCCAGGAGAATATCATTTGGTCCAACCTGCGTTACCGCTGCAACG acaCCATCCCAGAAGACTATGAAACGTTCCGAGTTCAGCAAGACTAA